The following are encoded together in the Conger conger chromosome 11, fConCon1.1, whole genome shotgun sequence genome:
- the sirt4 gene encoding NAD-dependent protein lipoamidase sirtuin-4, mitochondrial, protein MLLSWRAIAWLQDTKKLRYFTSASTLDFVPTSAPIGSLVLEQLQDFVYQTKRLFVITGAGISTESGIPDYRSEGVGLYFRTERRPIQHAEFLRSSKARQRYWARNYVGWPQFSSHQPNLAHLALRSWEAVGKVHWLVTQNVDALHSKAGQQNLTELHGCTHRVVCLGCGSRSVREALQARFTALNPGWVVKAGGVAPDGDVFLSDEQVQHFRVPSCESCGGILKPEVTFFGDTVNRETVNLVQQKLVESDGVLVVGSSLQVYSGYRFLLTASERKIPVAILNIGPTRADHLSSIRVSARCGDVLPAILPLTERELAQP, encoded by the exons ATGCTGCTGTCTTGGAGAGCAATAGCATGGCTTCAGGACACCAAAAAGCTTAGGTATTTCACATCTGCTAGTACCCTGGACTTTGTTCCAACCAGTGCACCCATAGGTTCATTGGTATTGGAGCAACTTCAGGACTTTGTCTACCAGACTAAGCGACTCTTTGTGATCACCGGGGCTGGGATTTCCACTGAATCTGGCATCCCTGACTACCGCTCGGAGGGAGTGGGTCTGTATTTCCGCACAGAGAGACGACCTATACAGCACGCCGAGTTCCTGCGGAGTAGCAAGGCCCGCCAACGATATTGGGCTAGGAATTATGTTGGATGGCCACAGTTCTCCTCACACCAACCAAACTTAGCACATCTTGCACTGCGCAGCTGGGAGGCTGTTGGGAAGGTGCACTGGCTGGTGACTCAGAATGTCGATGCACTGCATTCCAAGGCTGGACAACAGAACCTGACTGAGCTGCATGGAtgtacacacag GGTGGTGTGTCTGGGGTGTGGGTCCCGCTCTGTTCGGGAAGCCCTGCAGGCCCGCTTTACAGCCCTCAATCCAGGATGGGTAGTGAAGGCAGGAGGTGTTGCCCCAGATGGGGATGTTTTCCTTTCAGATGAACAGGTCCAGCACTTCCGGGTCCCATCCTGTGAGAGTTGCGGGGGCATACTGAAGCCAGAGGTCACGTTCTTTGGGGACACAGTGAATAGAGAAACTGTGAACTTGGTGCAGCAAAAACTGGTGGAATCAGATGGAGTATTAGTGGTTGGCTCCTCACTGCAG GTGTATTCGGGGTACAGATTCCTTCTAACAGCTAGTGAAAGAAAAATTCCAGTTGCCATCTTGAATATAGGGCCAACCAGAGCAGACCACCTATCCAGCATAAGAGTGAGTGCCCGCTGTGGGGACGTGCTGCCTGCAATCCTACCTCTCACAGAACGGGAGCTGGCACAACCCTGA
- the trub2 gene encoding mitochondrial mRNA pseudouridine synthase TRUB2, which yields MGSRAVWMFRGLEGLFAVYKPPGVHWKLIRDGIETNLLKGLNSAPPLEPRKQIAFLPEIREGSDGSTELTLTATRLPILANHPLVTGPQFKKLHVGVGHRLDAFSSGVLVLGVGQGNKMLADLCNSQTTRDYTVEGEFGLATEDFSHTGRLVERTTYDHITQDDLERVLGMIQGSNQKALITYSNIDLSSQQAYELAVKGSLYPQGKSPPILTGLRCLSFKPPYFTLEMQCVNETQRVLRRVVHEVGLELRSTAVCTGVRRTRDGPFSLQAALTHKHWSFPEITEAIRQSQFSWRKRTPKEPQPQNKNTEKVRMKRKGAAGQD from the exons ATGGGCAGTCGCGCTGTTTGGATGTTTCGTGGACTGGAGGGATTGTTTGCTGTTTACAAACCTCCCGGTGTTCACTGGAAACTGATCCGGGATGGCATCGAGACCAACCTGCTCAAAG GTTTAAACTCAGCACCACCACTGGAACCAAGAAAACAGATTGCGTTTCTCCCAGAGATCAGAGAAGGGTCTGATGGGTCTACTGAGTTGACACTGACTGCAACCCGCCTCCCTATTTTGGCAAACCACCCATTGG TGACAGGACCCCAGTTTAAGAAGTTGCATGTTGGTGTGGGACACCGCTTGGATGCATTCTCTTCAGGAGTACTAG TTCTCGGTGTGGGCCAAGGAAACAAGATGCTTGCTGACCTATGCAATTCACAAACCACAAGG GATTACACGGTGGAAGGAGAGTTTGGGCTTGCCACAGAGGATTTCTCCCATACAGGCAGACTTGTGGAAAGAACCACGTATG ATCACATCACTCAAGATGACCTGGAGAGAGTCTTGGGTATGATCCAAGGATCCAATCAGAAAGCTCTGATCAC gtaCTCAAACATTGACCTGTCCTCTCAACAGGCATATGAGCTGGCAGTGAAGGGGTCACTGTATCCACAGGGGAAATCTCCCCCTATTTTAACTGGTCTGCGATGTCTGTCCTTCAAGCCACCCTACTTTACCCTAG agatgcagtgtgtgaatgaaaCTCAGCGGGTCTTGCGCAGGGTGGTGCACGAGGTGGGCCTGGAGCTGCGAAGCACGGCCGTGTGCACAGGGGTCCGGCGTACCCGCGATGGCCCCTTTTCCCTGCAGGctgccctcacacacaaacactggagCTTCCCTGAGATCACAGAGGCCATACGGCAGTCCCAGTTTTCCTGGAGGAAAAGGACTCCCAAAGAGCCCCAGCCCCAGAACAAGAACACAGAGAAAGTCCGAATGAAGAGGAAGGGGGCGGCAGGCCAAGACTGA